One region of Mangifera indica cultivar Alphonso chromosome 3, CATAS_Mindica_2.1, whole genome shotgun sequence genomic DNA includes:
- the LOC123210890 gene encoding protein transport protein SEC16B homolog isoform X1 has translation MASNPPQFPAEDQTDEDFFDKLVDEEDFGRPTHIATTSASSAHKLSESNDSDFDEAKAFANLSLDDSGIDTKCRVVSESIAKTESESEAGSIIKLNNDSDNKDGTEMGDVSDSSATKNGGSVVKEVGWSAFNADSKQRNGNLGFGSDSDFFSAWEDNSREFSARVDESVNLNANRFVSGNEVYKAAGFIDNSVNYDSHALSQQSQVNGAQEMVNGHGMNSSEYWENLYPGWKYDMNTGQWYEVDMTASIQGGYNATSGSDWNVVSEKSEVSYLKQSSQSVVETLPETSTTESVSNWNSQVSQGDNNGYPEHMVFDPQYPGWYYDTIVREWHTLESYDSARQSTVQALDQQSRNGVASTGTYLDNSNSIYSEFGQADTFGSQVDGSQIQGGMQFDNYGLQGLGNLDQQGSWDHTYGNYNQQGLNMFQSETVTKTTDASNFSQHQQVDTFYGSKAPMNNHVDQLKSFNKMGTDASYDKASHVSAEANGVVGFKSFVPSDNFSHQLNQPYVKQNKLMQFSNNYYGLQKAVNAPQQSFQSGYQNSYAPNLGRSSAGRPSHALVTFGFGGKLIVMKDNSSLHSSTYGSQDNVGGSISVLNLMEVASGNASDSNTGAVAYFRALCQQAFPGPLVGGNVGSKELNKWIDERIAKCESPDMDYRKGEVLKLLLSLLKIGCQHYGKLRSPYGTDTALRESDAPESAVAKLFASVKRNDTQFGALSQYVQNLPPEGQIQATALEVQNLLVSGRIKEALLRAQEGQLWGPALILASQLGDQFYVDTVKQMALCQLVAGSPLRTLCLLIAGQPADVFTSDVSANSGLPGAFNISQQPAQLQSGANGMLDDWEENLAVITANRTKDDELVIIHLGDCLWKDRSEITAAHICYLVAEANFESYSDSARLCLIGADHWKCPRTYASPEAIQRTELYEYSKVLGNSQFILLPFQPYKLIYANMLAEVGKVSESLKYCQTLLKSLKMGRAPEVETWKQLVLSLEERIRTHQQGGYTANLAPTKLVGKLLNFFDSTAHRVVGSLPPPAPSTSPGNGQSVENYNQPMGQRVSQSTMAMPSLMPSASMEPISEWAADGNKMTMSNRSVSEPDFGRTPRQDHGDSSMEATSSSAPGKSSGSGRASRFSRFGFGSGLLQKTMGLVLGPRSDKQAKLGEKNKFYYDEKLKRWVEEGAEPPAEEAALPPPPTTASFQNGISDYNLQSALKSEGGFPSNVSPSIRTPSPSEHSSGIPPIPTNTNQFSAHGRSGVRSRYVDTFNQGTASPAKFFQSPSVPSVKPAVASNAKFFVPAPVTSAEQPMEAIAENVQEETANFEKPSTSTMNDPSQPNTSSITKQGFPMDVMTNGNTSLPPQTRRTASWSGSFSDSFNPHMPQSNGQGEVVSMPPSSSMPGPMNGGSFGDDLHEVEL, from the exons ATGGCTTCGAATCCTCCTCAATTTCCGGCGGAGGATCAGACGGATGAGGATTTCTTTGACAAGTTAGTGGATGAAGAAGATTTCGGTAGGCCCACCCATATCGCTACTACGTCTGCTTCCTCCGCCCATAAATTATCGGAGTCGAATGACTCCGATTTTGATGAAGCTAAAGCTTTTGCGAATCTGAGTTTAGATGATAGTGGAATTGATACGAAATGCAGAGTTGTTAGTGAATCAATCGCAAAAACGGAAAGTGAATCAGAGGCTGGTAGCATAATTAAGTTGAATAATGATAGTGATAATAAGGATGGGACTGAAATGGGGGATGTATCGGATTCAAGTGCTACTAAGAATGGTGGATCTGTGGTTAAGGAGGTGGGATGGAGTGCATTCAATGCAGATTCTAAGCAACGGAATGGGAATCTTGGTTTTGGTTCTGACTCTGATTTTTTCAGTGCTTGGGAGGACAATTCCAGGGAGTTTTCTGCACGGGTGGACGAAAGTGTAAATTTGAATGCTAATAGATTTGTATCTGGAAATGAAGTGTATAAGGCTGCTGGTTTTATAGATAATTCAGTTAATTACGATTCTCATGCTCTAAGCCAACAGAGTCAGGTTAATGGAGCACAAGAGATGGTGAATGGGCATGGTATGAATAGTAGTGAGTATTGGGAGAATTTATATCCAGGGTGGAAGTATGACATGAATACTGGGCAATGGTATGAGGTGGATATGACAGCAAGTATTCAAGGGGGCTATAATGCAACTTCAGGTAGTGATTGGAATGTTGTTTCAGAGAAATCAGAGGTATCTTACTTGAAACAAAGTTCTCAATCTGTCGTGGAGACTCTACCAGAGACTAGCACTACTGAGAGTGTGTCTAACTGGAATAGTCAGGTTTCTCAAGGGGATAATAATGGTTACCCGGAACATATGGTTTTTGATCCGCAATATCCTGGTTGGTATTATGACACAATAGTTCGAGAATGGCACACATTGGAGAGTTATGATTCAGCTAGACAGTCGACAGTTCAAGCTCTTGATCAGCAAAGTCGAAATGGGGTTGCCTCTACTGGTACATATTTGGACAACAGTAACAGTATatatagtgaatttgggcaagCTGATACATTTGGGTCACAGGTTGATGGCAGCCAAATCCAGGGTGGAATGCAATTTGATAATTATGGGTTGCAGGGCCTTGGCAACCTAGACCAACAGGGAAGCTGGGATCATACTTACGGTAACTACAACCAGCAGGGTTTGAACATGTTCCAATCTGAGACTGTCACTAAGACTACTGATGCTTCAAATTTCAGTCAGCATCAGCAGGTGGATACTTTTTATGGTTCAAAGGCTCCTATGAATAACCATGTGGATCAACtgaaatcttttaataaaatgggGACAGATGCATCATATGACAAAGCAAGTCATGTTAGTGCTGAGGCTAATGGGGTTGTTGGGTTTAAAAGCTTTGTCCCTAGTGATAACTTTAGCCATCAATTGAATCAGCCATATGTGAAGCAGAATAAACTTATGCAGTTTTCAAACAACTACTATGGTCTCCAGAAAGCAGTAAATGCTCCACAACAGTCATTTCAGAGTGGCTACCAGAATTCTTATGCCCCAAACTTGGGAAGATCGTCTGCTGGTCGCCCTTCACATGCCTTGGTTACTTTTGGGTTTGGTGGGAAACTCATAGTGATGAAAGATAATAGTTCTCTCCACAGCTCAACTTATGGAAGCCAG GATAATGTAGGAGGGTCTATATCTGTTCTGAACTTGATGGAAGTTGCCTCTGGCAATGCCAGTGATTCTAACACTGGAGCAGTGGCATACTTTCGTGCGCTATGCCAACAAGCCTTTCCAGGTCCATTGGTTGGTGGCAATGTTGGAAGTAAGGAGTTGAATAAGTGGATTGATGAGCGGATTGCAAAATGTGAATCTCCTGACATGGATTACAGAAAGGGTGAAGTTTTGAAGTTACTTCTCTCTTTACTTAAAATTGGTTGTCAACATTATGGAAAACTTCGATCGCCTTATGGTACTGACACTGCATTGAGG GAGAGTGATGCTCCAGAATCAGCAGTTGCTAAACTCTTTGCATCTGTAAAGAGGAATGACACCCAGTTTGGTGCTCTTAGTCAATATGTGCAGAATTTGCCACCTGAAGGACAGATTCAG GCAACTGCATTGGAGGTGCAGAATCTTTTGGTATCCGGTCGAATAAAAGAAGCTCTATTACGTGCGCAAGAAGGTCAGTTGTGGGGACCTGCCCTTATCCTTGCATCACAACTTGGTGATCAG TTCTATGTTGACACTGTGAAGCAAATGGCACTTTGCCAGCTGGTGGCCGGATCACCTTTGCGGACATTGTGCCTGCTAATAGCTGGGCAACCAGCAGATGTGTTTACCTCAGACGTGTCAGCTAATAGTGGTCTTCCTGGTGCTTTTAATATTTCTCAACAACCAGCACAG CTGCAGTCGGGGGCTAATGGCATGCTTGATGATTGGGAGGAGAATTTGGCTGTTATAACTGCAAACAGAACAAAAGATGATGAACTTGTGATTATTCATCTTGGAGATTGCCTATGGAAGGACAGAAGTGAG ATCACTGCTGCCCACATCTGCTACTTAGTTGCGGAAGCAAACTTTGAGTCATATTCAGATAGTGCAAGACTTTGTCTTATTGGAGCAGATCACTGGAAATGTCCTCGAACATATGCTAGTCCAGAGGCTATTCAG AGGACTGAGTTGTATGAATATTCGAAGGTGCTGGGAAATTCTCAGTTTATCCTGCTACCATTTCAGCCGTATAAGCTCATATATGCAAACATGCTTGCAGAAGTGGGAAAAGTTTCAGAATCTTTGAA GTATTGTCAAACACTATTAAAATCACTAAAAATGGGTCGAGCCCCTGAAGTAGAAACATGGAAGCAATTAGTGTTATCTCTTGAGGAGAGAATCAGAACCCATCAGCAG GGTGGATACACTGCAAATTTGGCTCCAACAAAATTAGTCGGTAAGTTGCTCAATTTTTTTGATAGTACTGCACATCGTGTTGTTGGCAGCCTGCCACCCCCTGCACCATCAACTTCACCTGGAAATGGTCAAAGTGTTGAAAATTATAACCAGCCTATGGGCCAAAGAGTTAGTCAATCAACAATGGCCATGCCATCACTAATGCCTTCTGCTTCAATGGAACCAATAAGTGAGTGGGCAGCTGATGGCAACAAAATGACAATGTCTAATAGAAGTGTCTCAGAGCCAGACTTCGGTAGAACCCCAAGACAG GATCATGGTGATTCATCAATGGAAGCAACCTCATCCAGTGCACCAGGCAAATCATCAGGCTCAGGTAGGGCATCTCGATTTTCTCGTTTTGGTTTTGGCTCGGGGCTTCTACAAAAGACAATGGGTCTAGTCTTAGGGCCTCGATCAGATAAACAG GCTAAATTAGGTGAAAAGAATAAATTCTACTATGATGAAAAGCTTAAGAGGTGGGTGGAGGAGGGTGCTGAACCTCCAGCTGAAGAAGCTGCCCTGCCACCCCCTCCAACAACTGCATCCTTCCAGAATGGAATCTCTGACTACAACTTGCAATCTGCCTTAAAGAGTGAGGGCGGCTTTCCAAGTAATGTGAGTCCATCAATCAGAACTCCTTCTCCATCAGAGCATTCTTCAGGGATTCCACCTATTCCAACCAACACCAATCAATTTTCAGCTCATGGGCGTAGTGGTGTTCGATCAAg GTATGTGGACACCTTCAACCAAGGTACTGCAAGCCCAGCAAAATTCTTCCAGTCACCTTCTGTTCCTTCTGTCAAACCGGCTgttgcttcaaatgccaagttTTTTGTTCCAGCCCCTGTAACGTCAGCTGAACAACCAATGGAGGCTATTGCAGAAAATGTTCAAGAAGAAACCGCAAATTTTGAAAAGCCTTCAACATCCACGATGAATGACCCATCCCAGCCTAATACATCATCAATCACTAAACAAGGTTTCCCAATGGATGTCATGACAAATGGCAATACCAGCCTTCCACCACAGACTCGACGAACAGCATCATGGAGTGGAAGCTTCAGTGATTCATTCAATCCGCATATGCCTCAATCAAACGGCCAAGGTGAGGTGGTGAGCATGCCGCCATCATCATCTATGCCTGGTCCAATGAACGGTGGGAGTTTTGGGGATGACCTTCATGAGGTGGAACTTTGA
- the LOC123210890 gene encoding protein transport protein SEC16B homolog isoform X3, with product MASNPPQFPAEDQTDEDFFDKLVDEEDFGRPTHKLSESNDSDFDEAKAFANLSLDDSGIDTKCRVVSESIAKTESESEAGSIIKLNNDSDNKDGTEMGDVSDSSATKNGGSVVKEVGWSAFNADSKQRNGNLGFGSDSDFFSAWEDNSREFSARVDESVNLNANRFVSGNEVYKAAGFIDNSVNYDSHALSQQSQVNGAQEMVNGHGMNSSEYWENLYPGWKYDMNTGQWYEVDMTASIQGGYNATSGSDWNVVSEKSEVSYLKQSSQSVVETLPETSTTESVSNWNSQVSQGDNNGYPEHMVFDPQYPGWYYDTIVREWHTLESYDSARQSTVQALDQQSRNGVASTGTYLDNSNSIYSEFGQADTFGSQVDGSQIQGGMQFDNYGLQGLGNLDQQGSWDHTYGNYNQQGLNMFQSETVTKTTDASNFSQHQQVDTFYGSKAPMNNHVDQLKSFNKMGTDASYDKASHVSAEANGVVGFKSFVPSDNFSHQLNQPYVKQNKLMQFSNNYYGLQKAVNAPQQSFQSGYQNSYAPNLGRSSAGRPSHALVTFGFGGKLIVMKDNSSLHSSTYGSQDNVGGSISVLNLMEVASGNASDSNTGAVAYFRALCQQAFPGPLVGGNVGSKELNKWIDERIAKCESPDMDYRKGEVLKLLLSLLKIGCQHYGKLRSPYGTDTALRESDAPESAVAKLFASVKRNDTQFGALSQYVQNLPPEGQIQATALEVQNLLVSGRIKEALLRAQEGQLWGPALILASQLGDQFYVDTVKQMALCQLVAGSPLRTLCLLIAGQPADVFTSDVSANSGLPGAFNISQQPAQLQSGANGMLDDWEENLAVITANRTKDDELVIIHLGDCLWKDRSEITAAHICYLVAEANFESYSDSARLCLIGADHWKCPRTYASPEAIQRTELYEYSKVLGNSQFILLPFQPYKLIYANMLAEVGKVSESLKYCQTLLKSLKMGRAPEVETWKQLVLSLEERIRTHQQGGYTANLAPTKLVGKLLNFFDSTAHRVVGSLPPPAPSTSPGNGQSVENYNQPMGQRVSQSTMAMPSLMPSASMEPISEWAADGNKMTMSNRSVSEPDFGRTPRQDHGDSSMEATSSSAPGKSSGSGRASRFSRFGFGSGLLQKTMGLVLGPRSDKQAKLGEKNKFYYDEKLKRWVEEGAEPPAEEAALPPPPTTASFQNGISDYNLQSALKSEGGFPSNVSPSIRTPSPSEHSSGIPPIPTNTNQFSAHGRSGVRSRYVDTFNQGTASPAKFFQSPSVPSVKPAVASNAKFFVPAPVTSAEQPMEAIAENVQEETANFEKPSTSTMNDPSQPNTSSITKQGFPMDVMTNGNTSLPPQTRRTASWSGSFSDSFNPHMPQSNGQGEVVSMPPSSSMPGPMNGGSFGDDLHEVEL from the exons ATGGCTTCGAATCCTCCTCAATTTCCGGCGGAGGATCAGACGGATGAGGATTTCTTTGACAAGTTAGTGGATGAAGAAGATTTCGGTAGGCCCA CCCATAAATTATCGGAGTCGAATGACTCCGATTTTGATGAAGCTAAAGCTTTTGCGAATCTGAGTTTAGATGATAGTGGAATTGATACGAAATGCAGAGTTGTTAGTGAATCAATCGCAAAAACGGAAAGTGAATCAGAGGCTGGTAGCATAATTAAGTTGAATAATGATAGTGATAATAAGGATGGGACTGAAATGGGGGATGTATCGGATTCAAGTGCTACTAAGAATGGTGGATCTGTGGTTAAGGAGGTGGGATGGAGTGCATTCAATGCAGATTCTAAGCAACGGAATGGGAATCTTGGTTTTGGTTCTGACTCTGATTTTTTCAGTGCTTGGGAGGACAATTCCAGGGAGTTTTCTGCACGGGTGGACGAAAGTGTAAATTTGAATGCTAATAGATTTGTATCTGGAAATGAAGTGTATAAGGCTGCTGGTTTTATAGATAATTCAGTTAATTACGATTCTCATGCTCTAAGCCAACAGAGTCAGGTTAATGGAGCACAAGAGATGGTGAATGGGCATGGTATGAATAGTAGTGAGTATTGGGAGAATTTATATCCAGGGTGGAAGTATGACATGAATACTGGGCAATGGTATGAGGTGGATATGACAGCAAGTATTCAAGGGGGCTATAATGCAACTTCAGGTAGTGATTGGAATGTTGTTTCAGAGAAATCAGAGGTATCTTACTTGAAACAAAGTTCTCAATCTGTCGTGGAGACTCTACCAGAGACTAGCACTACTGAGAGTGTGTCTAACTGGAATAGTCAGGTTTCTCAAGGGGATAATAATGGTTACCCGGAACATATGGTTTTTGATCCGCAATATCCTGGTTGGTATTATGACACAATAGTTCGAGAATGGCACACATTGGAGAGTTATGATTCAGCTAGACAGTCGACAGTTCAAGCTCTTGATCAGCAAAGTCGAAATGGGGTTGCCTCTACTGGTACATATTTGGACAACAGTAACAGTATatatagtgaatttgggcaagCTGATACATTTGGGTCACAGGTTGATGGCAGCCAAATCCAGGGTGGAATGCAATTTGATAATTATGGGTTGCAGGGCCTTGGCAACCTAGACCAACAGGGAAGCTGGGATCATACTTACGGTAACTACAACCAGCAGGGTTTGAACATGTTCCAATCTGAGACTGTCACTAAGACTACTGATGCTTCAAATTTCAGTCAGCATCAGCAGGTGGATACTTTTTATGGTTCAAAGGCTCCTATGAATAACCATGTGGATCAACtgaaatcttttaataaaatgggGACAGATGCATCATATGACAAAGCAAGTCATGTTAGTGCTGAGGCTAATGGGGTTGTTGGGTTTAAAAGCTTTGTCCCTAGTGATAACTTTAGCCATCAATTGAATCAGCCATATGTGAAGCAGAATAAACTTATGCAGTTTTCAAACAACTACTATGGTCTCCAGAAAGCAGTAAATGCTCCACAACAGTCATTTCAGAGTGGCTACCAGAATTCTTATGCCCCAAACTTGGGAAGATCGTCTGCTGGTCGCCCTTCACATGCCTTGGTTACTTTTGGGTTTGGTGGGAAACTCATAGTGATGAAAGATAATAGTTCTCTCCACAGCTCAACTTATGGAAGCCAG GATAATGTAGGAGGGTCTATATCTGTTCTGAACTTGATGGAAGTTGCCTCTGGCAATGCCAGTGATTCTAACACTGGAGCAGTGGCATACTTTCGTGCGCTATGCCAACAAGCCTTTCCAGGTCCATTGGTTGGTGGCAATGTTGGAAGTAAGGAGTTGAATAAGTGGATTGATGAGCGGATTGCAAAATGTGAATCTCCTGACATGGATTACAGAAAGGGTGAAGTTTTGAAGTTACTTCTCTCTTTACTTAAAATTGGTTGTCAACATTATGGAAAACTTCGATCGCCTTATGGTACTGACACTGCATTGAGG GAGAGTGATGCTCCAGAATCAGCAGTTGCTAAACTCTTTGCATCTGTAAAGAGGAATGACACCCAGTTTGGTGCTCTTAGTCAATATGTGCAGAATTTGCCACCTGAAGGACAGATTCAG GCAACTGCATTGGAGGTGCAGAATCTTTTGGTATCCGGTCGAATAAAAGAAGCTCTATTACGTGCGCAAGAAGGTCAGTTGTGGGGACCTGCCCTTATCCTTGCATCACAACTTGGTGATCAG TTCTATGTTGACACTGTGAAGCAAATGGCACTTTGCCAGCTGGTGGCCGGATCACCTTTGCGGACATTGTGCCTGCTAATAGCTGGGCAACCAGCAGATGTGTTTACCTCAGACGTGTCAGCTAATAGTGGTCTTCCTGGTGCTTTTAATATTTCTCAACAACCAGCACAG CTGCAGTCGGGGGCTAATGGCATGCTTGATGATTGGGAGGAGAATTTGGCTGTTATAACTGCAAACAGAACAAAAGATGATGAACTTGTGATTATTCATCTTGGAGATTGCCTATGGAAGGACAGAAGTGAG ATCACTGCTGCCCACATCTGCTACTTAGTTGCGGAAGCAAACTTTGAGTCATATTCAGATAGTGCAAGACTTTGTCTTATTGGAGCAGATCACTGGAAATGTCCTCGAACATATGCTAGTCCAGAGGCTATTCAG AGGACTGAGTTGTATGAATATTCGAAGGTGCTGGGAAATTCTCAGTTTATCCTGCTACCATTTCAGCCGTATAAGCTCATATATGCAAACATGCTTGCAGAAGTGGGAAAAGTTTCAGAATCTTTGAA GTATTGTCAAACACTATTAAAATCACTAAAAATGGGTCGAGCCCCTGAAGTAGAAACATGGAAGCAATTAGTGTTATCTCTTGAGGAGAGAATCAGAACCCATCAGCAG GGTGGATACACTGCAAATTTGGCTCCAACAAAATTAGTCGGTAAGTTGCTCAATTTTTTTGATAGTACTGCACATCGTGTTGTTGGCAGCCTGCCACCCCCTGCACCATCAACTTCACCTGGAAATGGTCAAAGTGTTGAAAATTATAACCAGCCTATGGGCCAAAGAGTTAGTCAATCAACAATGGCCATGCCATCACTAATGCCTTCTGCTTCAATGGAACCAATAAGTGAGTGGGCAGCTGATGGCAACAAAATGACAATGTCTAATAGAAGTGTCTCAGAGCCAGACTTCGGTAGAACCCCAAGACAG GATCATGGTGATTCATCAATGGAAGCAACCTCATCCAGTGCACCAGGCAAATCATCAGGCTCAGGTAGGGCATCTCGATTTTCTCGTTTTGGTTTTGGCTCGGGGCTTCTACAAAAGACAATGGGTCTAGTCTTAGGGCCTCGATCAGATAAACAG GCTAAATTAGGTGAAAAGAATAAATTCTACTATGATGAAAAGCTTAAGAGGTGGGTGGAGGAGGGTGCTGAACCTCCAGCTGAAGAAGCTGCCCTGCCACCCCCTCCAACAACTGCATCCTTCCAGAATGGAATCTCTGACTACAACTTGCAATCTGCCTTAAAGAGTGAGGGCGGCTTTCCAAGTAATGTGAGTCCATCAATCAGAACTCCTTCTCCATCAGAGCATTCTTCAGGGATTCCACCTATTCCAACCAACACCAATCAATTTTCAGCTCATGGGCGTAGTGGTGTTCGATCAAg GTATGTGGACACCTTCAACCAAGGTACTGCAAGCCCAGCAAAATTCTTCCAGTCACCTTCTGTTCCTTCTGTCAAACCGGCTgttgcttcaaatgccaagttTTTTGTTCCAGCCCCTGTAACGTCAGCTGAACAACCAATGGAGGCTATTGCAGAAAATGTTCAAGAAGAAACCGCAAATTTTGAAAAGCCTTCAACATCCACGATGAATGACCCATCCCAGCCTAATACATCATCAATCACTAAACAAGGTTTCCCAATGGATGTCATGACAAATGGCAATACCAGCCTTCCACCACAGACTCGACGAACAGCATCATGGAGTGGAAGCTTCAGTGATTCATTCAATCCGCATATGCCTCAATCAAACGGCCAAGGTGAGGTGGTGAGCATGCCGCCATCATCATCTATGCCTGGTCCAATGAACGGTGGGAGTTTTGGGGATGACCTTCATGAGGTGGAACTTTGA